Proteins encoded by one window of Geobacter sp. DSM 9736:
- a CDS encoding 4Fe-4S binding protein, with amino-acid sequence MNRFMQPLRISIQWLFLFFMLYLGVQLYRFVAHIRSGGVLPYVPRPDGVEGFLPISALLSLKQWIVSGTINPVHPAALVILLTVIAVSLLLKRSFCSWICPVGTVSELLWKSGFSLLRRNSRLPRWLDLALRGIKYLLLAFFLYSILIAMPTAAVESFINSDYNKIADVRLLEFFLNLSGTALIVVLVLLLLSVPLRNPFCRFLCPYGALLGLVSLLSPTKVTRNREMCVSCGACNSACPSGIRVMEKKRVHSEECIGCWRCISHCRVQGALEMKLTGRRIVIPGILFALLVVGIFLGGTFAGKATGHWRTGTGIEEYRRLLGPSPD; translated from the coding sequence ATGAACCGTTTCATGCAGCCGCTCAGAATATCCATCCAGTGGCTCTTTCTTTTCTTCATGCTCTACCTGGGGGTACAGCTCTATCGCTTTGTCGCACACATCCGCAGCGGCGGCGTCCTCCCTTACGTGCCCCGTCCCGACGGTGTTGAGGGCTTCCTCCCCATCTCTGCATTGCTCTCGCTGAAGCAGTGGATCGTCAGCGGCACAATTAACCCTGTACATCCGGCAGCACTGGTGATTCTTCTGACAGTCATAGCGGTATCGCTTCTCCTCAAACGCTCCTTCTGCTCCTGGATCTGCCCGGTCGGGACCGTGTCGGAACTGCTATGGAAGAGCGGGTTTTCGCTGCTCCGGAGAAACAGTCGCCTGCCGCGCTGGCTCGACCTGGCACTGCGTGGGATAAAATACCTGCTACTGGCGTTCTTCCTCTACTCCATCCTTATAGCGATGCCGACCGCTGCAGTGGAATCCTTCATCAATTCCGACTACAACAAGATCGCCGACGTGCGGCTCCTGGAATTCTTTCTCAATCTGTCGGGTACGGCCCTCATAGTCGTCCTCGTCCTGCTCCTGCTATCGGTTCCCCTGCGCAACCCCTTCTGTCGCTTTCTATGCCCGTACGGCGCTCTGCTTGGCCTCGTATCGCTCCTGTCCCCGACAAAGGTGACCCGCAACAGGGAAATGTGCGTCTCATGCGGCGCCTGCAACTCGGCATGCCCTTCGGGAATTCGCGTGATGGAAAAGAAGAGGGTGCATTCGGAGGAGTGTATCGGCTGCTGGCGCTGTATAAGCCACTGCAGAGTACAGGGTGCCCTTGAGATGAAGCTGACGGGAAGACGGATCGTTATTCCTGGAATTCTATTCGCACTGCTGGTCGTGGGGATATTCCTTGGTGGGACCTTCGCCGGTAAGGCAACAGGCCACTGGCGGACCGGCACCGGAATCGAGGAATACCGGCGCCTTCTGGGCCCTTCACCAGACTGA
- the ttcA gene encoding tRNA 2-thiocytidine(32) synthetase TtcA → MDLVQDKLYKRIKNAVGRAVADYGLIADGDRIAVAVSGGKDSYSLLHILETLRRRAPVKYELIAVNIDSGYPGFRTDIIEEHLRAHAFSFHMEKTDHYDIIKEKRRPGSSYCSICARLKRGVLYTLAQRLGCNKLALGHHLDDFIETLLLNQFFVGSLKAMAPSMMADNGVTTVIRPLVYVEERDIINFSRANRFPVVCCCCPVCGKADHQRKRMKQLLTELEKENPFIKRSLLKALANVQPRHLLDRQLRKDGCVE, encoded by the coding sequence ATGGATCTGGTTCAAGACAAGCTGTACAAGCGGATCAAGAATGCAGTAGGACGGGCTGTCGCAGATTACGGGCTGATCGCTGATGGAGATCGCATTGCAGTCGCCGTTTCGGGAGGAAAGGACTCCTACTCTCTCCTTCACATACTGGAAACGCTACGCCGTCGGGCACCCGTAAAATACGAGCTGATCGCCGTCAACATCGACTCCGGCTACCCGGGCTTCCGGACGGACATCATCGAGGAGCACCTGCGGGCCCACGCCTTCTCTTTCCACATGGAGAAAACCGATCACTATGACATCATAAAGGAAAAGAGGCGCCCAGGGTCATCCTACTGCTCCATCTGCGCCCGCCTCAAGCGTGGCGTCCTCTACACCCTGGCACAGCGTCTCGGCTGCAACAAACTGGCCCTGGGCCACCACCTGGACGATTTCATCGAAACTCTGCTCCTAAACCAGTTCTTCGTCGGCTCCCTGAAGGCTATGGCCCCCTCAATGATGGCCGACAACGGTGTGACGACTGTCATACGCCCCCTGGTCTATGTGGAGGAACGGGACATCATCAATTTTTCGCGCGCCAACCGCTTTCCCGTCGTCTGCTGCTGCTGCCCTGTCTGCGGAAAGGCCGACCACCAGCGCAAGCGGATGAAGCAACTGCTTACGGAGCTTGAAAAGGAAAACCCGTTCATCAAACGGAGTCTGCTAAAGGCGCTCGCCAACGTACAGCCGCGCCATCTCCTCGACCGGCAGCTACGGAAGGACGGTTGCGTGGAGTAG
- the rimO gene encoding 30S ribosomal protein S12 methylthiotransferase RimO, whose protein sequence is MTTQKEKVSLVSLGCPKNLVDAEVMLGYLSNEGFEVTTDEREADIIIVNTCSFIKEAKQESIDTILDLADRKEDGCCRLLVVTGCLPQRYQEELAKELPEVDIFVGTGDYPRIAEIIAEKSGTSGQLRYTGDPNFTYDADLPRLKSSPHYTAYLKIAEGCSNCCSYCVIPSLRGSFRSRPTDKLMEEASNLVAGGVKEINLIAQDITGYGKDLGTGASLEYLIRKLARLEGLQWIRLLYAYPDGITDGLIELIKTEPKVCKYLDIPLQHISDPILSKMNRRSDEGMIRNLIGKIRTEIPDIALRTSFIVGFPGETEEDFKKLLSFVEEIQFDRLGVFCYSQEEGTPAASMPEQVSERTKRERYKKLMRVQARVSFKRNRRLIDMVEQVMVEGYSEETELLLKGRSSRQAPDIDGQVYITAGEAKIGDIVNLRITDSSDYDLIGEIVGAA, encoded by the coding sequence TTGACTACACAAAAAGAAAAAGTAAGCCTGGTCAGCCTCGGCTGCCCCAAAAATCTAGTCGATGCGGAGGTGATGCTCGGATACCTGTCAAACGAGGGATTCGAGGTTACAACCGACGAGCGGGAAGCCGACATCATCATCGTCAATACCTGCTCCTTCATCAAAGAGGCTAAGCAGGAAAGTATCGACACCATTCTCGACCTTGCTGACAGGAAGGAGGATGGCTGCTGCCGTCTCCTCGTCGTAACCGGGTGTCTTCCTCAGCGGTATCAGGAAGAACTGGCCAAAGAGCTTCCCGAGGTGGACATTTTCGTCGGCACCGGCGACTACCCGAGGATCGCTGAAATTATTGCCGAGAAGAGCGGCACTTCCGGGCAGCTCCGGTATACGGGGGATCCGAACTTCACCTACGACGCGGACCTACCGAGGCTCAAGTCGTCGCCCCATTACACGGCATACCTGAAGATAGCCGAAGGGTGTTCAAACTGCTGCTCTTATTGCGTTATTCCATCCCTTCGCGGATCGTTCAGGTCTCGTCCGACGGACAAACTGATGGAGGAAGCGTCGAATCTTGTTGCCGGTGGTGTGAAGGAAATCAACTTGATTGCCCAGGACATCACCGGGTATGGCAAGGACCTCGGCACCGGCGCCTCGCTGGAGTACCTGATCCGTAAGCTGGCCCGCCTTGAGGGGCTTCAGTGGATACGGCTTCTCTACGCTTATCCGGATGGGATAACCGACGGACTGATCGAGCTGATAAAGACTGAGCCCAAGGTCTGCAAGTATCTGGACATACCGCTACAGCACATAAGCGATCCCATACTGTCGAAGATGAACCGCCGAAGCGACGAGGGTATGATCAGGAATCTTATTGGCAAGATCAGAACCGAAATCCCAGACATAGCTTTGCGAACTTCCTTCATTGTAGGGTTTCCCGGCGAAACCGAAGAGGACTTCAAAAAGCTTCTTAGTTTCGTGGAGGAAATTCAGTTCGACCGGCTCGGAGTTTTCTGCTATTCGCAGGAAGAAGGGACCCCTGCCGCGTCCATGCCCGAACAGGTTTCCGAGCGGACCAAGCGCGAGCGGTACAAGAAGCTGATGCGTGTCCAGGCAAGGGTTTCTTTCAAGCGTAACCGCCGGCTCATCGATATGGTGGAGCAGGTGATGGTCGAGGGTTACAGCGAGGAGACGGAACTGCTTCTGAAAGGGCGCTCCTCCCGCCAGGCACCAGACATAGACGGCCAGGTCTACATCACCGCAGGAGAAGCCAAGATCGGCGACATCGTGAACCTGCGCATAACCGATTCGTCCGATTACGACCTCATCGGAGAGATCGTCGGAGCCGCCTGA
- a CDS encoding outer membrane lipoprotein carrier protein LolA codes for MKIRRGMRFVVILMAAFALLSGNLVAAASADADLQTVVATLEQSYNALDDMQASFSQDTFISSLKRKERGAGEVFLKKRPSGATMFRFNYDKPRQQIVSNGKTIWYYVAENNQVLVSDMAALLEGGKGMPLNYLTGMGRISKDFTVAFASPQRDKKGNYLLQLSPKRQSQSILKLELVIDSKAVDNFRSAGKAEAAFPVVSSIVHDPIGNRTTIDFSRVKVNRGISGDRFTFKIPSGAEVIKQ; via the coding sequence ATGAAAATAAGAAGAGGCATGCGTTTCGTTGTCATTCTCATGGCAGCTTTCGCTCTTCTTTCCGGAAACCTCGTTGCTGCCGCTTCGGCCGACGCGGATCTCCAGACGGTGGTCGCCACCCTGGAGCAGAGCTACAACGCCCTAGACGACATGCAGGCAAGCTTCTCCCAGGATACTTTCATCTCCTCCCTTAAGAGGAAAGAGCGGGGGGCCGGTGAGGTGTTTCTGAAAAAGCGTCCATCGGGGGCGACAATGTTCCGTTTCAACTACGACAAGCCGCGCCAGCAGATCGTCTCTAACGGGAAGACAATATGGTACTACGTGGCGGAGAACAACCAGGTGTTGGTGAGCGACATGGCGGCCCTCCTTGAGGGGGGTAAGGGGATGCCGCTCAATTACCTGACGGGAATGGGGCGGATATCGAAGGACTTCACCGTTGCGTTCGCCTCCCCCCAACGGGACAAGAAGGGGAACTACCTTCTTCAGCTTTCCCCGAAACGGCAGAGCCAGAGCATTCTGAAGCTCGAGCTGGTTATAGACTCCAAAGCTGTTGACAATTTCCGTTCGGCGGGGAAAGCGGAAGCGGCGTTTCCGGTGGTATCATCCATAGTCCACGATCCCATCGGCAACCGCACCACCATCGACTTCAGCAGGGTAAAGGTCAACCGCGGAATAAGCGGAGACCGCTTCACTTTCAAGATTCCGTCAGGGGCGGAAGTTATAAAACAGTAA
- the kaiC gene encoding circadian clock protein KaiC, which translates to MHSVTAKSSTGIKGLDDITGGGYPQGRSTLIAGNAGCGKTTFGMSFLIKGITEDEPGVYVTLEETAEDIVADMKSVGMDLRPLVEKGLLFILRVDLSKVTLTEGGGYDIGTLFIHLADAISSVGAKRVVVDTLDTLFSGVSDSGKLRLQLRGLLNWLKERGMTVVVTGEAGSENITRRGFEEYMADCVVALDYRVTEEISTRRLRVVKYRGSVHPSDEFPFLIDDEGITLIPITSLRLEYEPSGAFLSTGVQQFDEMMQGKGYAQGSSVLISGTPGTGKTTLSMTCIDAACRRGERCVYFGFEESAAQTMHNMKSVGLDVEQWVKKGLLQVHAARVTMYGLERHLLTMHRIVDKFSPAIVVLDPMTALTDVGTVLQARSMVMRLIDFLKMRKVTTIFTDLIHQESLAVSTEVQVSSLIDTWILLRDMEERYRRRRTLLILKSRGIRHSNRLCELAMSESGITLNPIEGKEA; encoded by the coding sequence ATGCATTCCGTAACGGCTAAATCTTCCACAGGCATAAAAGGGCTTGACGACATAACGGGAGGTGGCTATCCGCAAGGGCGGTCGACCCTCATCGCCGGGAATGCCGGCTGCGGAAAAACAACCTTTGGAATGAGCTTCCTCATCAAGGGAATAACGGAGGATGAGCCGGGAGTATACGTAACCCTGGAAGAGACGGCGGAAGATATTGTCGCTGACATGAAGTCGGTCGGGATGGATCTTCGGCCGCTGGTGGAAAAGGGCCTGCTGTTCATCCTCCGCGTTGATCTCAGTAAGGTTACCTTGACGGAGGGAGGAGGATACGACATCGGCACCCTCTTCATACACCTTGCCGATGCCATCTCCTCCGTCGGCGCAAAAAGAGTGGTTGTGGACACACTCGATACACTTTTTTCCGGAGTATCGGATTCGGGAAAGCTGCGGCTCCAGTTGCGCGGTCTTCTCAACTGGCTGAAGGAAAGAGGCATGACGGTCGTGGTGACTGGAGAGGCGGGATCTGAAAACATAACGCGCCGCGGGTTCGAAGAGTATATGGCCGATTGTGTGGTAGCCCTCGATTACCGCGTGACCGAAGAAATATCGACCCGACGGCTTAGGGTTGTCAAGTACCGTGGATCGGTCCATCCCTCCGATGAATTCCCTTTTCTGATCGACGACGAGGGAATAACCCTTATTCCCATCACGTCGCTGCGCCTTGAATACGAGCCATCAGGTGCCTTCCTTTCGACAGGTGTTCAGCAGTTCGACGAAATGATGCAGGGGAAGGGATACGCACAGGGAAGCAGCGTCCTCATCTCCGGAACCCCCGGCACCGGAAAGACAACCCTCTCCATGACCTGTATTGATGCCGCCTGCCGTCGTGGGGAACGCTGTGTCTACTTCGGGTTCGAGGAGTCGGCAGCGCAGACCATGCACAATATGAAATCTGTTGGGCTTGACGTGGAACAGTGGGTGAAGAAGGGCCTGCTGCAGGTTCATGCCGCACGTGTAACCATGTACGGTCTCGAAAGGCACCTGCTTACCATGCATCGGATTGTGGACAAGTTCAGCCCGGCGATCGTGGTTCTCGACCCGATGACGGCTTTGACGGATGTCGGTACCGTGCTTCAGGCGAGGTCCATGGTGATGCGTCTGATCGACTTTCTGAAGATGCGGAAGGTGACAACGATCTTTACCGATCTCATCCATCAGGAATCGCTTGCCGTATCCACTGAAGTTCAGGTCTCTTCCCTCATAGATACCTGGATCCTCCTTCGTGATATGGAGGAGCGGTATCGAAGGAGGCGGACGCTGTTGATTCTCAAGTCACGCGGAATAAGGCACTCGAACCGTTTATGCGAGTTAGCGATGTCGGAAAGCGGAATAACGCTCAACCCTATCGAGGGGAAGGAGGCATAG
- a CDS encoding DUF2147 domain-containing protein: MKLWATFVIILLAALPVYGAGPDDILGYWTTEKGDVKLEFFRCGKKICGKIVGLDEPVYLDSKDGPVGETKTDRKNPDPALRKRPILGLQVMKGVAATGRSTWGGGACYDPQSGKNYKCKMKLVSPDKLEMRGFIGMSLFGRNYVLVR; the protein is encoded by the coding sequence ATGAAACTGTGGGCAACCTTCGTCATAATTCTGCTGGCGGCGCTGCCCGTCTACGGTGCCGGGCCGGACGACATACTCGGCTATTGGACGACGGAAAAAGGAGACGTGAAACTGGAATTTTTCAGATGTGGCAAAAAAATCTGCGGAAAGATCGTCGGCCTCGATGAGCCGGTCTACCTCGACAGCAAAGACGGGCCGGTCGGGGAAACCAAGACCGACAGGAAAAATCCCGATCCCGCCCTGAGGAAACGTCCGATTCTCGGGCTCCAGGTCATGAAAGGGGTGGCTGCAACGGGCAGAAGCACTTGGGGGGGCGGAGCCTGCTACGATCCGCAGAGTGGCAAGAATTACAAATGCAAAATGAAGCTCGTTTCCCCTGATAAATTGGAAATGCGCGGCTTTATCGGAATGTCTCTTTTTGGACGCAACTATGTACTGGTCCGTTAG
- a CDS encoding fatty acid desaturase has translation MMTTESPFRHAAKPDWYAQTARFARPDPGKAKLQLLNTLLPYVLVLNLMFLSIHLHVPYAITLGLAVIGAAYLVRIFIIFHDCTHGSFLPSPRANRIIGYITGILTFTPFDDWRRTHAVHHVTAGDLDRRGTGDIRTLTVEEYREASFFKRLGYRLYRSPLVMFGLGPGWVFLLRNRFPFRGWKRRDLYSVLFTNIALLTIISAASATVGLRAYAAVQLPVLLIAATVGIWLFYIQHNFRGIYWARHEKVDPIRVALEGASYYKLPRLLQWFTANIGFHHLHHIRPGIPNYRLQECFEATPQVHVPPLTIRKSLSSLSLKLIDEENGGMVGFTSAGIASTADAQGAFTLNGLRGLLVDIWNVFLLHAVVAHVNNGLIPAAAFLLLLSIATGDVYLERTVLHLLLIALCMIPVSFFSGILDWRRKFHGARAPVFFRKIWLTVSLFLLVGSAAMARLSFGQSAFSRWIYAGCVFASFPVVVLLGHYGAKLASARK, from the coding sequence ATGATGACTACGGAATCCCCCTTTCGTCATGCTGCGAAACCGGATTGGTACGCGCAGACCGCTCGGTTCGCTAGACCCGATCCCGGAAAGGCGAAATTGCAACTCCTTAACACCCTGCTCCCTTACGTTCTTGTTCTAAACCTGATGTTTCTATCCATACATCTTCACGTCCCGTATGCGATCACGCTCGGTCTTGCGGTGATAGGTGCGGCGTATCTAGTCCGGATCTTCATCATCTTCCATGACTGCACGCATGGCTCCTTCCTTCCGTCACCCCGCGCGAACAGAATCATCGGATATATCACCGGCATCCTCACCTTCACGCCTTTCGACGACTGGCGGCGTACCCATGCAGTGCATCACGTCACTGCAGGTGATCTGGACAGGCGCGGAACAGGTGATATCCGGACCCTGACGGTGGAGGAGTACCGGGAAGCTTCATTCTTCAAGCGGTTGGGTTACCGGCTGTACCGCAGCCCGCTCGTCATGTTCGGCCTCGGCCCCGGGTGGGTGTTTCTGCTGAGAAACAGGTTCCCCTTCAGAGGGTGGAAGAGGCGCGACCTCTACAGCGTCCTGTTCACCAACATAGCCCTCCTTACAATAATCAGCGCCGCCTCTGCAACCGTGGGTTTAAGGGCATACGCGGCGGTACAGCTGCCGGTGCTGCTGATAGCGGCCACTGTCGGCATCTGGCTGTTCTACATCCAGCACAATTTCCGGGGGATCTATTGGGCGCGGCATGAAAAGGTCGATCCGATCAGGGTGGCGCTGGAGGGGGCGTCATACTACAAGCTGCCGAGGCTGCTGCAATGGTTCACTGCGAACATCGGCTTCCATCACCTCCACCACATCCGCCCCGGAATACCGAACTATCGTCTGCAGGAGTGCTTCGAGGCCACCCCTCAGGTCCATGTCCCGCCGCTTACGATCCGTAAGAGCTTAAGCTCGCTTTCATTGAAACTGATAGATGAGGAAAACGGGGGCATGGTCGGCTTCACGTCCGCCGGCATTGCCAGTACTGCAGATGCACAGGGAGCGTTTACATTGAACGGACTGCGCGGCTTGCTTGTCGATATCTGGAATGTCTTCCTGCTCCACGCGGTAGTGGCCCATGTAAACAACGGGCTCATTCCGGCAGCAGCATTCCTCCTTCTACTTTCCATCGCTACCGGAGATGTCTACCTGGAACGCACCGTGCTGCATCTGCTGCTCATTGCCTTATGCATGATCCCCGTTTCCTTCTTTTCAGGCATTCTTGATTGGCGTCGCAAATTTCACGGAGCGCGTGCGCCTGTCTTCTTCAGAAAGATATGGCTTACGGTATCCCTGTTCCTCCTGGTTGGTAGCGCCGCAATGGCCCGTTTAAGCTTCGGACAATCGGCATTTTCCAGGTGGATCTATGCCGGCTGCGTCTTCGCCTCGTTTCCCGTTGTAGTCCTGCTCGGGCATTACGGGGCGAAGCTTGCGTCGGCACGGAAATAG
- a CDS encoding B12-binding domain-containing radical SAM protein: MKILLVYPRYPDTYWSFRHALPFIGKKAVFPPLGLLTVAAMLPTNWEMRLVDLNVDRLSDRDLMWADYAFISAMTVQRESAKEVLDRCRTLGVKTVGGGPLFTTCHDEFPDVTHLVLGEAEVTLPRFLEDLEKQTPQRLYLPAGRPDISFTPLPRWELIDRRQYASMNIQYSRGCPFDCEFCDITQLFGREPRTKAADQVIAELEALYNVGWRGGVFFVDDNFIGDRQKLKSDVLPAMISWMKERGYPFFFYTEVSINLADDHILMELMVAAGFREVFVGIESPEEESHRETGKIQNCNRDLVESVKRIHRAGLQVQGGFIVGFDTDTPAIFEKQLRFIQESGIVTAMVGILMVLRGTKLHHRLSREGRLLSGSSGNNTDIFLNYIPLMNPRVLVSGYQRLVRTIYSPDYFYARLMTFLKEYRPSGPSQWGMLHQRDIRAFFRSIWFLGFMGKERLHYWKVFLWSLLRKPQLLPLAITMAIYGFHFRTVADRICSSPDGGVDAEGAAAMQN; this comes from the coding sequence ATGAAGATTCTTCTCGTCTATCCCCGATACCCCGACACGTACTGGAGTTTCCGGCATGCGTTGCCCTTCATAGGGAAGAAGGCGGTTTTTCCGCCGCTCGGTCTTCTGACGGTCGCGGCAATGCTGCCGACGAACTGGGAGATGAGGCTGGTCGACCTGAACGTGGACCGGCTGTCGGACCGTGACCTGATGTGGGCGGACTATGCGTTCATCAGCGCAATGACGGTGCAGAGGGAGTCGGCGAAGGAGGTTCTTGACCGGTGCCGTACTCTGGGGGTCAAAACGGTCGGGGGAGGGCCGCTTTTTACCACCTGCCATGACGAGTTCCCCGACGTTACCCACCTGGTTCTCGGAGAGGCGGAGGTGACGTTGCCCCGGTTCCTGGAAGACCTTGAAAAGCAGACGCCGCAGCGCCTTTATCTCCCTGCGGGACGTCCCGATATTTCTTTCACCCCCCTCCCCCGGTGGGAACTCATCGACCGCCGGCAGTACGCTTCCATGAACATACAGTATTCACGGGGATGCCCCTTTGATTGTGAGTTCTGCGACATCACGCAACTCTTCGGCCGAGAGCCGAGGACAAAAGCAGCGGATCAGGTAATTGCCGAACTAGAAGCGCTTTATAACGTGGGATGGAGGGGAGGGGTCTTCTTCGTTGACGACAATTTCATTGGAGACAGACAGAAGCTGAAAAGTGACGTACTTCCGGCAATGATTTCATGGATGAAGGAGCGCGGATACCCGTTCTTCTTCTATACCGAGGTATCGATCAACCTTGCGGACGACCACATCCTGATGGAGCTGATGGTCGCTGCCGGTTTCCGGGAGGTTTTCGTCGGCATCGAGAGCCCTGAAGAGGAGTCGCACCGGGAGACGGGAAAAATCCAGAATTGCAACCGCGATCTCGTCGAGTCGGTAAAGCGCATCCACCGGGCGGGGCTCCAGGTGCAGGGAGGCTTCATCGTAGGATTCGACACCGACACCCCGGCCATCTTTGAAAAGCAGCTCCGGTTCATACAGGAGAGTGGCATCGTCACCGCGATGGTGGGGATACTGATGGTCCTGCGAGGGACAAAGCTCCATCACCGCCTCTCCCGCGAGGGAAGACTCCTCAGCGGATCTAGCGGAAACAACACGGACATATTTCTGAATTACATTCCGCTGATGAACCCTCGTGTACTGGTTTCCGGATATCAGCGTCTGGTCAGGACAATCTATTCCCCGGATTACTTCTACGCGCGGCTGATGACCTTTCTGAAGGAGTACCGGCCATCGGGTCCGTCTCAGTGGGGAATGCTGCATCAGAGGGACATCAGGGCGTTCTTCCGGTCGATATGGTTCCTTGGTTTCATGGGGAAAGAGCGGCTGCACTACTGGAAGGTATTCCTCTGGTCGCTCCTGAGGAAGCCACAACTGCTTCCACTTGCCATAACAATGGCGATCTATGGCTTTCACTTTCGCACCGTCGCCGACCGGATATGCTCCTCGCCCGATGGCGGAGTGGACGCTGAGGGTGCTGCGGCAATGCAGAACTGA
- a CDS encoding TraR/DksA family transcriptional regulator — translation MVEKMDEMKELLLKMKEDTLKEISKAVRTGSDVKSGEPSGDIYDQASSERDRELGLLLSDREREKLRNIDEALMKIEEGEFGICEECEEEIPLGRLKVVPFARFCVKCKSDIEKQQAQTKRFEEERVYRDIALGEEEEA, via the coding sequence ATGGTTGAAAAAATGGACGAAATGAAGGAGTTGCTCCTGAAGATGAAGGAGGACACCCTCAAAGAGATAAGCAAAGCGGTCAGGACCGGCTCCGACGTAAAGAGCGGCGAACCGAGCGGAGATATCTACGACCAGGCTTCATCGGAGCGGGACCGGGAGCTGGGGCTCCTGCTGAGCGACCGTGAACGGGAGAAGCTGCGCAATATCGATGAAGCCCTGATGAAAATCGAAGAGGGTGAGTTCGGCATCTGCGAGGAGTGCGAAGAGGAGATTCCTCTCGGAAGACTGAAGGTCGTCCCCTTCGCGCGGTTCTGCGTCAAGTGCAAGTCGGACATCGAGAAGCAGCAGGCACAGACGAAGCGGTTCGAAGAGGAGCGTGTCTACCGGGACATCGCCCTCGGCGAGGAAGAAGAGGCGTAA
- a CDS encoding YajQ family cyclic di-GMP-binding protein, whose protein sequence is MPSFDIVSKVDMQEVDNAVNQTVKEITQRYDFKGSKSEVTLEKDAIKILADGDFRLKAIVDILQSKFVKRNLSLKSMQQEKAEPASGGMVRQLITIQQGISKEKGKDINAVVKETKLKVQSQIQDDQVRVTGKNIDDLQEVIRILKGKDLGVELQFVNFRS, encoded by the coding sequence ATGCCGTCGTTTGACATCGTTTCGAAGGTCGATATGCAGGAAGTAGACAACGCCGTTAACCAGACGGTTAAAGAGATCACCCAGCGTTACGATTTCAAGGGATCGAAGAGCGAGGTGACCCTTGAGAAGGATGCCATAAAAATACTTGCTGATGGTGATTTCCGCCTCAAGGCGATCGTCGACATCCTCCAGTCGAAATTCGTGAAGCGGAACCTCTCCCTGAAGTCGATGCAGCAAGAGAAGGCGGAACCTGCTTCGGGGGGGATGGTGCGGCAACTTATAACTATCCAGCAAGGAATATCCAAGGAGAAGGGGAAGGATATCAACGCTGTCGTCAAGGAGACGAAGCTGAAAGTCCAGAGCCAGATCCAGGATGACCAGGTGCGGGTCACGGGAAAGAATATAGACGACCTCCAGGAGGTCATCAGGATACTAAAGGGGAAAGATCTGGGGGTCGAGCTGCAGTTCGTGAACTTCAGGTCTTAG
- a CDS encoding outer membrane lipoprotein carrier protein LolA — translation MLEVRRIALSLLALFLVVPAHAAVQTPVGLRDVVATVENAFKPDSPNRVRDVTADFMQSSTLVEKGRDMREMRGDGQMFLRTATEREPLMFRFDYFRPTTQQIVSDGRTMWMYLPANRQVIQSDVSFVFNPFNFNPERTRATNFLQGLGRISKDFLITFSSEMQDIEGNYILELQPRRVMATIDRLLIVVSREAVLSHVDPSRFPPRQELLFPIRSTTMTDREGNSTIMEFSNIRTNSRLSESIFFFVVPPDVQVVRPPTTR, via the coding sequence ATGTTAGAGGTGCGGAGGATCGCCCTGAGTCTGCTGGCATTGTTTCTTGTGGTGCCTGCCCATGCGGCCGTGCAGACCCCTGTGGGACTGCGTGATGTAGTAGCTACGGTGGAGAATGCATTCAAGCCGGACAGCCCGAACAGGGTTCGGGATGTCACGGCTGATTTCATGCAGAGCTCGACGTTGGTGGAAAAAGGGCGGGATATGCGGGAAATGCGGGGAGACGGGCAGATGTTTCTTCGCACTGCCACGGAGCGGGAGCCGTTGATGTTCCGGTTCGACTACTTCCGGCCCACTACCCAGCAGATCGTGAGCGACGGCCGGACCATGTGGATGTATCTGCCGGCTAACCGCCAGGTGATACAGAGTGACGTCAGCTTCGTCTTCAATCCCTTCAATTTCAATCCTGAACGAACGAGAGCCACAAATTTTCTTCAGGGCCTCGGGCGGATATCGAAGGACTTCCTGATTACCTTTTCATCCGAGATGCAGGACATCGAGGGGAACTACATTCTCGAACTACAGCCGCGCCGAGTCATGGCGACCATAGACAGGCTGCTCATCGTAGTGAGCAGGGAGGCTGTGCTGAGCCACGTGGACCCGAGCCGGTTCCCGCCTCGGCAGGAACTTTTGTTCCCGATCCGCTCGACCACAATGACGGATCGCGAGGGGAACAGCACTATCATGGAATTCAGTAACATCCGCACAAATTCGCGGCTTTCGGAGAGCATCTTCTTTTTTGTCGTGCCGCCTGACGTGCAGGTGGTGAGGCCGCCGACGACCCGTTAG